A portion of the Candidatus Omnitrophota bacterium genome contains these proteins:
- a CDS encoding APC family permease — MDSHPETKLRAGALKLPSIMMQGITHIAPAIGLIFSIQFVTSLAGVTTPLSFAIAFVIILTLGFSLNQLARHLPCAGGYYTYVSRTVHPRAGFLTAWLYFLYDPAGTAINLAFMGYFLQQTLNVEYNVFFPWWLFFIIAALLISWLVYRGIELSAEIMLFLGAAEILIVVALVVTGLFQPGNGGINLASYNPANATSMSGLYLGVVFSIFSFTGFESVAPLAEESENPRKNLPKAIIGSILLTGAFYLFCSWALLVGWGTNDLKAFIDCKESPTFVLARKLWGGAWILVLLAVFNSIMAVSIACTNAATRVFYAMGRSESLPRALAKIHPVYQTPMNAIKLQTAITLLLGLGVGFWIGPDQEFFLMAAVTTLGMILVYSAGNLGVYRFYRSEQKAEFNVFFHAIFPFVSTVALIWVGYKSVVPLPQTPICYAPFIVAAWLIIGAALLWIMYRRGRESWLLKAGQAAYEQGVSTDEK, encoded by the coding sequence TTGGATAGTCATCCTGAAACTAAACTGCGCGCCGGGGCGTTGAAACTGCCTTCGATAATGATGCAGGGAATCACTCATATCGCGCCTGCGATTGGGTTGATCTTTTCCATTCAATTCGTTACTTCGCTGGCGGGCGTAACGACTCCATTATCGTTCGCCATCGCCTTCGTCATTATTCTGACGCTGGGATTTTCTTTGAACCAGCTGGCGCGGCATTTGCCGTGCGCCGGAGGGTATTACACCTATGTCAGCCGCACCGTGCATCCGCGGGCGGGCTTTCTGACGGCTTGGCTCTATTTTCTCTACGATCCGGCGGGGACGGCCATCAACTTGGCTTTTATGGGTTATTTTCTGCAACAAACCCTTAACGTCGAATACAACGTCTTTTTCCCTTGGTGGCTCTTTTTCATTATCGCCGCCCTCTTGATTTCATGGCTGGTTTATCGAGGCATCGAATTATCGGCGGAAATCATGTTGTTCTTGGGCGCCGCCGAAATCTTGATCGTCGTCGCTTTGGTGGTAACTGGTTTGTTTCAACCGGGTAACGGCGGGATCAACCTGGCCTCGTACAATCCCGCCAATGCGACGAGTATGAGCGGATTGTATTTGGGAGTTGTTTTTTCCATCTTCAGCTTTACAGGATTCGAATCGGTGGCGCCGTTGGCGGAAGAGAGCGAGAATCCGCGCAAGAATCTTCCCAAAGCGATTATCGGTTCGATTTTGCTCACCGGAGCCTTCTATTTGTTCTGTTCCTGGGCGCTTCTTGTAGGATGGGGAACCAACGATTTGAAAGCCTTCATCGATTGCAAGGAAAGCCCGACGTTCGTGCTCGCCCGAAAATTATGGGGTGGAGCGTGGATTTTGGTCTTGCTCGCGGTTTTCAATTCCATCATGGCGGTTTCCATCGCCTGCACCAACGCGGCGACGCGCGTCTTTTACGCAATGGGCCGCAGCGAGTCGCTGCCTCGCGCTTTAGCGAAAATCCATCCCGTCTACCAAACACCGATGAACGCCATTAAATTGCAAACCGCCATCACGCTGCTATTGGGATTGGGAGTCGGTTTTTGGATCGGTCCGGATCAGGAATTTTTCCTCATGGCGGCGGTAACGACTTTGGGAATGATTCTCGTCTATTCCGCTGGTAATCTCGGAGTCTATCGTTTTTACCGCAGCGAGCAGAAAGCTGAGTTCAACGTTTTCTTCCACGCTATATTTCCCTTCGTCTCCACCGTTGCATTAATATGGGTGGGGTATAAATCGGTCGTTCCCTTGCCCCAAACTCCTATATGTTACGCTCCCTTTATTGTGGCGGCATGGTTGATCATCGGGGCGGCGCTGTTATGGATCATGTATCGCAGAGGCCGTGAAAGTTGGCTGCTCAAAGCGGGACAAGCCGCCTACGAGCAAGGCGTTTCTACCGATGAGAAATAA
- a CDS encoding galactokinase family protein: MTGKCKSFFGKGRIIHVAYAPGRLDVMGGIADYSGSLVLQMPIPQQTTAALALRNDDLVRVHSELARASNFVPAVETRLSLFREEKGDFYERARNLLAELPGGDWAAYVIGCFLVLMREKGVTLPGADIWIDSRVPIGKGVSSSAAIEVAAMTALASAAGLNLGATELPILAQIVENRVAGAPCGLMDQLASYLGEERRLLPILCQPDRIFPLLDIPSEIHFVGVDSGVRHAVSGASYGDVRAAAFMGYTMIARLEGTPKKALLAARKTGIAGDLPYGGFLANIPPSTFEAKYRALLPERIEGEEFLQRFGATIDPITAPQPGREYAVRQCAAHPVWENHRVQSFELILRALNSAAFPLIQRREYLQNLGELMRQSHASYSQCGLGCAATDAIVEAVRLAGPSQGVYGAKITGGGSGGTVCVLCEGKKGLAAVKEIARRCAQEQGIEPLVFKGSSDGARKNGVKTIRI, encoded by the coding sequence ATGACGGGAAAATGCAAATCGTTTTTTGGCAAGGGACGGATAATCCATGTCGCCTACGCTCCAGGAAGATTGGATGTTATGGGAGGCATCGCCGATTATTCCGGCTCGCTGGTGTTGCAAATGCCGATACCGCAGCAGACCACGGCGGCGCTCGCTCTTCGCAACGATGACCTCGTGCGGGTACATAGCGAATTGGCAAGGGCGTCGAATTTCGTTCCCGCCGTCGAAACGCGCTTATCTTTATTTAGGGAAGAGAAAGGTGATTTTTACGAACGCGCCCGCAACCTTCTCGCCGAACTGCCGGGGGGCGATTGGGCCGCTTACGTCATCGGCTGTTTTCTCGTGTTGATGCGCGAAAAGGGCGTAACCTTGCCCGGCGCCGATATCTGGATCGATTCCCGCGTTCCCATCGGCAAAGGCGTCTCCTCGTCGGCGGCCATCGAAGTGGCGGCGATGACGGCGTTGGCTTCCGCCGCCGGTTTGAATTTGGGAGCTACGGAATTGCCGATCTTGGCGCAAATCGTGGAAAATCGCGTGGCGGGCGCTCCCTGCGGCCTCATGGATCAACTCGCTTCCTATTTGGGCGAGGAACGGCGCTTGCTGCCTATTTTATGCCAACCGGATCGGATTTTTCCTTTGCTGGATATTCCTTCCGAAATCCATTTCGTCGGCGTAGACAGCGGCGTGCGCCACGCTGTCAGCGGCGCGTCCTATGGCGACGTGCGCGCCGCCGCGTTTATGGGTTATACGATGATCGCCCGATTGGAAGGGACGCCGAAGAAAGCCTTGCTAGCGGCCAGGAAAACCGGAATAGCTGGCGATTTGCCTTACGGCGGCTTTCTCGCCAATATCCCGCCTTCCACCTTCGAAGCGAAATACCGCGCGCTATTGCCGGAGCGCATCGAGGGAGAGGAATTTCTCCAACGTTTCGGCGCGACGATCGATCCTATCACTGCGCCCCAACCAGGCCGGGAATACGCCGTGCGCCAATGCGCCGCACATCCCGTTTGGGAAAATCACCGCGTGCAATCGTTCGAACTGATCCTGCGCGCTCTGAACTCCGCCGCGTTCCCGCTGATACAGCGCCGAGAGTATCTGCAAAATCTCGGCGAGTTGATGCGCCAATCCCACGCCAGCTATTCTCAATGCGGCTTGGGATGCGCAGCGACGGATGCGATCGTGGAAGCCGTGCGTCTCGCCGGACCTTCGCAGGGCGTTTATGGCGCCAAGATCACCGGCGGCGGCAGCGGCGGGACCGTCTGCGTTCTCTGCGAGGGGAAGAAAGGTCTGGCCGCCGTCAAAGAGATCGCCCGGCGCTGCGCTCAAGAACAAGGCATCGAACCGCTTGTCTTTAAGGGCAGCAGCGATGGAGCGCGCAAAAACGGCGTGAAGACAATTCGCATCTGA